In a single window of the Pseudomonas entomophila genome:
- a CDS encoding c-type cytochrome — translation MSNSRFARAAGWLALPCLVAAGLLAWYVTREPASPFTPEDSADAALVSRGEYVARLSDCVACHSLPGKAPFAGGLEMATPLGAIHATNITPDPTQGIGAYSLADFDRAVRHGVAPGGRRLYPAMPYPSYVKLSDDDIRALYAFFMKGVQPAAEANIPAAIPWPLNLRWPIALWNGLFAPTTPYARKTEQDPLWNRGAYIVQGPGHCGSCHTPRGLAFNEKALDEAGAPFLAGALLDGWYAPSLRQDHNTGLGRWSEAQIVQFLKTGRNPHAVVYGSMTEAFNNSTQFMTDEDLAAIARYLKSLPGDPRRDGTPWQYQTMSAGLDTLGAHTYTTRCASCHGLDGKGQAEWMPPLAGATSMLAKENASAINITLNGSQRIVAAGVPDAYRMPAFREQLSDQEIAAVLSFARATWGNQGGAVDAQAVGKLRGHTNPASSSPIILHMR, via the coding sequence ATGAGCAATAGCCGATTCGCCAGAGCCGCCGGCTGGCTGGCCCTGCCGTGCCTGGTCGCGGCAGGCCTGCTGGCCTGGTATGTCACCCGCGAGCCCGCCTCGCCGTTCACCCCTGAAGACAGCGCCGATGCGGCACTGGTCAGCCGTGGCGAATACGTCGCCCGCCTCAGCGATTGCGTGGCCTGCCACAGCCTGCCCGGCAAGGCGCCCTTCGCCGGTGGGCTGGAGATGGCCACACCGCTGGGGGCGATCCATGCCACCAACATCACCCCCGACCCGACGCAGGGCATCGGCGCCTACAGCCTGGCCGACTTCGACCGCGCCGTGCGCCATGGTGTCGCGCCGGGTGGGCGACGTTTGTATCCGGCCATGCCCTACCCCTCATACGTCAAGCTCAGCGACGATGACATACGCGCGCTCTATGCGTTCTTCATGAAGGGTGTGCAACCGGCCGCCGAGGCCAACATCCCCGCTGCTATTCCCTGGCCGTTGAACCTGCGCTGGCCCATCGCCCTGTGGAACGGCCTGTTCGCGCCGACCACGCCCTATGCACGGAAAACCGAACAGGACCCGCTGTGGAATCGCGGCGCCTATATCGTCCAGGGCCCTGGCCACTGTGGCAGCTGCCATACGCCGCGTGGCCTGGCCTTCAACGAGAAGGCCCTGGACGAAGCAGGCGCCCCGTTCCTGGCCGGCGCCCTGCTCGATGGCTGGTACGCGCCCAGCTTGCGCCAGGATCACAACACCGGGCTCGGGCGCTGGAGCGAAGCGCAGATCGTGCAGTTTCTCAAGACCGGGCGCAACCCGCATGCGGTGGTATACGGCTCGATGACCGAGGCGTTCAACAACTCCACGCAGTTCATGACCGATGAAGACCTGGCTGCGATCGCCCGCTACCTCAAGTCACTGCCCGGCGACCCGCGACGTGACGGCACACCCTGGCAGTACCAGACGATGTCCGCAGGCCTCGACACGCTGGGGGCTCATACCTATACGACCCGTTGCGCCAGCTGCCATGGCCTGGATGGCAAGGGCCAGGCCGAGTGGATGCCGCCGCTGGCGGGCGCCACCTCGATGCTGGCGAAGGAGAACGCCTCGGCGATCAACATCACCCTCAATGGTTCGCAGCGCATCGTCGCGGCCGGCGTGCCGGACGCCTATCGCATGCCGGCATTTCGCGAACAGTTGTCAGACCAGGAGATCGCCGCGGTACTGAGTTTTGCCCGCGCCACCTGGGGCAACCAGGGTGGCGCGGTGGATGCCCAGGCAGTCGGCAAGCTGCGTGGCCATACCAACCCGGCCAGCAGCAGCCCGATCATCCTGCACATGCGCTGA